The proteins below are encoded in one region of Maribacter aestuarii:
- the ruvB gene encoding Holliday junction branch migration DNA helicase RuvB translates to MNEFLDPTGDGFSSEELDIEKALRPVTFDDFTGQEQVLENLKVFVEAANQRGEALDHTLFHGPPGLGKTTLAHILANELGVGIKITSGPVLDKPGDLAGLLTNLDERDVLFIDEIHRLSPIVEEYLYSAMEDYRIDIMIETGPNARSVQINLSPFTLIGATTRSGLLTAPMRARFGIQSRLQYYSTELLSTIVERSAEILKVPISLDAAIEIAGRSRGTPRICNALLRRVRDFAQIKGNGKIDMDISKFSLKALNVDAHGLDEMDNKILTTIIDKFKGGPVGITTLATAVSESAETIEEVYEPFLIQQGFIMRTPRGREVTELAYKHLGRIKGNVQGGLF, encoded by the coding sequence ATGAACGAATTTTTGGACCCTACTGGGGATGGTTTCTCTAGCGAGGAACTGGATATAGAAAAGGCTTTACGGCCGGTAACCTTCGATGATTTTACGGGTCAGGAACAGGTACTGGAAAACCTAAAGGTATTTGTGGAGGCAGCCAATCAAAGAGGAGAGGCGTTAGATCATACCTTGTTTCATGGCCCTCCAGGTCTAGGGAAAACTACATTGGCACATATTCTAGCTAACGAGCTAGGTGTTGGAATTAAAATAACTTCGGGTCCGGTGCTGGATAAGCCAGGAGATTTAGCGGGACTTTTAACCAATTTGGATGAGCGCGATGTGCTTTTTATAGATGAGATACATCGGTTAAGCCCCATAGTTGAGGAATACTTGTATTCGGCTATGGAGGATTACCGAATTGATATCATGATTGAAACAGGTCCCAACGCACGATCGGTGCAAATCAATTTAAGCCCGTTTACTTTAATAGGGGCAACAACACGTTCGGGATTACTAACGGCTCCCATGCGTGCCCGTTTTGGTATTCAAAGCCGCCTTCAATATTATTCCACCGAATTGTTATCCACTATTGTAGAACGTAGTGCTGAAATTTTGAAAGTGCCGATATCTCTGGATGCCGCAATTGAAATAGCAGGTAGGAGTAGGGGAACACCTAGAATATGCAATGCCCTTTTAAGGAGGGTACGGGATTTTGCCCAAATTAAGGGCAATGGAAAAATTGATATGGATATATCCAAGTTTAGTTTAAAAGCCTTGAACGTAGATGCGCATGGGCTGGATGAAATGGACAATAAAATATTGACTACGATAATCGACAAATTCAAAGGTGGTCCTGTGGGAATAACTACTTTAGCGACGGCGGTCTCTGAAAGTGCCGAAACCATAGAAGAAGTATACGAACCTTTTTTAATTCAGCAAGGATTTATTATGCGCACTCCACGCGGAAGAGAGGTGACGGAATTGGCGTATAAGCATTTAGGAAGAATAAAAGGAAATGTTCAAGGAGGATTATTTTAA